One Methanohalophilus mahii DSM 5219 genomic window carries:
- a CDS encoding geranylgeranylglycerol-phosphate geranylgeranyltransferase, translating to MKAGGLMHAYLQLMRIANCAMAAFAALIGVLIAFRIIFEQPLQAFPFFEAGSVGIAVMLVTGAGNTINDYFDVGIDTINRPDRPIPSGKVSKQQALFFAAFLFIAGIAIAGFINLVCALIALFNSLLLVLYARNLKATPFFGNAAVGYLTGSTFLFGAAVFGMEGLYALSVLFLLATLATIAREIVKDIEDMEGDRKAGATTLPILIGKKQAGFVASALALIGIAVSPYPYMNSMLGEYYLPLVGIADLLFIAGVYAVLKNDPALSSKRFKLAMFMALFAFVAGA from the coding sequence ATAAAGGCTGGCGGTTTAATGCACGCTTATCTCCAATTAATGCGTATTGCCAATTGTGCAATGGCAGCCTTTGCCGCCTTGATCGGCGTGTTAATCGCCTTTAGAATCATTTTTGAGCAACCCCTTCAGGCATTTCCATTCTTTGAGGCAGGGTCTGTGGGAATTGCAGTAATGCTTGTAACGGGAGCCGGCAATACAATCAATGATTATTTTGATGTGGGCATTGATACGATAAACAGGCCAGACAGGCCGATTCCCTCTGGAAAGGTAAGTAAACAACAGGCACTTTTCTTTGCTGCATTCCTCTTCATTGCCGGAATAGCCATTGCCGGGTTTATTAATCTGGTCTGTGCCTTAATAGCTCTTTTCAATTCTCTCCTGCTTGTCCTGTATGCCCGTAATCTTAAGGCTACCCCTTTTTTTGGCAATGCTGCCGTGGGTTATCTGACAGGTTCTACTTTTCTTTTCGGTGCCGCTGTATTTGGGATGGAAGGATTGTATGCCCTTTCGGTATTATTCCTGCTTGCAACCCTGGCGACAATTGCACGTGAAATTGTGAAGGATATCGAGGATATGGAGGGAGATAGGAAAGCAGGAGCAACCACTCTCCCTATTCTCATCGGGAAAAAACAGGCAGGTTTTGTAGCTTCGGCTCTTGCCCTGATAGGTATTGCTGTCAGTCCTTACCCTTACATGAATTCCATGCTGGGAGAATATTACCTTCCTCTGGTGGGTATTGCTGACCTTCTTTTTATAGCGGGTGTCTATGCAGTGCTGAAAAATGACCCGGCCCTTTCCTCCAAACGCTTCAAACTGGCTATGTTCATGGCATTGTTTGCCTTTGTGGCAGGTGCTTAA
- the nadA gene encoding quinolinate synthase NadA, translating into MQDKQAIIDRINVLKKEKNVVVLAHNYCRGDVQDIADFVGDSLGLSRQAVEQPADIIVFCGVDFMAQSAAILSPEKKVLIPDMFARCPMAAMATADEVRKAKKQHPDAMVVSYVNSSAEVKAKSDVCCTSANAVEVVNSLDCSKVLFIPDKNLGDYVARNTGKEIIFWDGYCPTHNHMLESDVASSKEAHAGAEILAHPECRREVLEKADHIFSTTGMTGHCSSSDSKEFIIATENGLLHRLRKENPDKHFYPCSEYAICPDMKTIDLESVLDCLEKEEYEVTVGEKVRTQAKKALDRMLEAGRS; encoded by the coding sequence ATGCAGGATAAGCAGGCTATAATAGACAGGATTAATGTCCTGAAAAAGGAAAAAAATGTGGTGGTCCTTGCCCACAATTACTGCCGTGGCGATGTACAGGATATAGCTGATTTTGTAGGTGATTCACTTGGCCTGAGTCGTCAGGCAGTTGAGCAGCCTGCGGACATCATTGTTTTTTGTGGTGTGGATTTCATGGCTCAAAGCGCTGCTATCCTGAGTCCGGAAAAGAAAGTTCTCATTCCCGACATGTTTGCACGCTGCCCAATGGCGGCAATGGCTACTGCAGATGAGGTAAGAAAAGCCAAAAAACAACATCCTGATGCGATGGTTGTGTCCTATGTAAACAGCAGTGCAGAGGTTAAAGCAAAAAGTGATGTATGCTGCACATCCGCCAATGCGGTGGAAGTTGTCAACTCACTGGATTGCTCGAAAGTACTGTTCATTCCTGACAAAAACCTGGGGGATTATGTGGCCAGAAACACTGGTAAAGAAATAATTTTCTGGGATGGCTACTGTCCGACCCACAACCACATGCTTGAATCAGATGTGGCCTCATCTAAAGAAGCCCATGCTGGCGCCGAGATTCTGGCTCATCCGGAATGCAGGCGTGAAGTGCTTGAAAAAGCAGATCATATATTCAGTACCACAGGAATGACAGGACATTGCTCCTCCTCGGATTCAAAAGAATTCATTATCGCTACGGAAAACGGACTTCTACATCGTCTGCGCAAGGAGAATCCGGATAAGCACTTTTACCCCTGCTCCGAATATGCTATATGTCCGGATATGAAAACCATCGATCTTGAATCTGTTCTGGACTGCCTGGAAAAGGAAGAATACGAGGTCACGGTAGGGGAGAAGGTCAGGACGCAAGCCAAAAAAGCCCTCGATCGCATGCTTGAAGCAGGAAGATCATAA
- a CDS encoding aspartate dehydrogenase, whose translation MLKIGVFGCGAIGGEICRAIDNGQIEAELYAIYDRHDESLNRVKSSLENFDPQIMEIVEMVREVDLVVECASQQAVYEVVPTALHAKCDVMVVSVGAFADTQLLEMTENIAREKNCRIYVPSGAICGIDGLISASAAGLHSVTLTTEKPPGGLRGAPFVLENNIDIDSITGRTVLFEGSATEAVQAFPANVNVAATLSLAGIGFDNTRVRIVVNPALTRNIHEIAVEGEFGRFTSRVENVPSPTNPKTSYLAPLSVISTLKKLTQSFNVGT comes from the coding sequence ATGCTTAAAATAGGAGTTTTCGGTTGTGGTGCCATTGGTGGCGAGATATGTAGGGCTATTGATAATGGCCAGATTGAAGCAGAACTCTATGCTATATATGACCGCCATGATGAATCCCTGAACAGGGTGAAAAGTTCACTGGAAAATTTTGACCCTCAGATCATGGAAATTGTTGAAATGGTCAGGGAGGTAGACCTGGTGGTAGAATGTGCTTCCCAGCAGGCGGTTTATGAAGTGGTTCCCACAGCGTTGCATGCAAAATGTGATGTCATGGTGGTAAGTGTCGGGGCTTTTGCTGACACACAACTCCTTGAAATGACCGAAAATATAGCACGTGAAAAAAATTGTCGGATTTACGTTCCCTCTGGTGCCATCTGTGGAATAGATGGTTTGATATCCGCTTCTGCAGCCGGTCTGCATTCAGTCACCCTGACAACCGAAAAACCACCCGGTGGATTGAGGGGTGCCCCTTTTGTTCTTGAAAATAATATTGATATTGATTCCATAACCGGCAGAACTGTTCTTTTTGAAGGCTCTGCAACCGAGGCGGTACAGGCATTCCCTGCAAATGTGAATGTGGCTGCTACTCTCAGTCTTGCAGGAATTGGATTTGATAATACCAGGGTCAGGATAGTGGTTAATCCTGCCCTGACAAGAAATATCCATGAAATCGCAGTTGAAGGTGAGTTTGGAAGATTCACCTCAAGGGTGGAAAATGTGCCTTCTCCCACAAATCCAAAAACAAGTTATCTGGCTCCTCTTTCCGTAATTTCTACCTTGAAGAAACTGACTCAATCATTCAATGTGGGCACCTGA
- the nadC gene encoding carboxylating nicotinate-nucleotide diphosphorylase — translation MLRGQIESFIREDLGYHDISCQMVPDTIAEAVIFAKQDCVVAGVEVAEAIFDYFDIEYTRKIAEGEKIQNNGVVFELKGRTVSLLRAERLALNFLGHLSGIATLTRDCVEAVHECSEAVVAATRKTTPGIREFEKLAVIAGGGDPHRFNLSDSIMIKDNHRHIMGLENAILKAKEMASFTQKIEAEVESANDALLAARMGVDIVMLDNMSPSEIISTVEKLRHEGLRNKVIVEVSGGINTENLAEYAKTGIDVISMGSLIHKAQWADLSMEMKESFMS, via the coding sequence ATGCTGAGAGGACAGATAGAGAGTTTCATCCGGGAAGACCTGGGTTATCATGATATCTCATGCCAGATGGTGCCGGACACAATTGCAGAAGCAGTGATTTTTGCAAAGCAGGATTGTGTGGTTGCCGGTGTGGAAGTTGCAGAGGCCATATTTGATTATTTTGATATCGAATATACAAGAAAGATTGCAGAAGGAGAAAAGATTCAGAATAACGGTGTGGTCTTTGAACTTAAAGGGAGAACGGTATCCCTCTTACGTGCTGAAAGGCTGGCCTTGAATTTCCTGGGACACCTGAGTGGTATCGCGACCCTTACAAGAGATTGTGTGGAAGCTGTGCATGAGTGTTCTGAAGCGGTTGTGGCTGCAACCCGTAAAACAACCCCGGGAATCCGGGAGTTCGAGAAACTGGCTGTAATTGCAGGTGGAGGTGACCCACACAGGTTCAATCTATCCGATTCCATCATGATAAAGGACAACCACAGGCATATAATGGGTCTGGAAAATGCAATCCTCAAAGCAAAGGAAATGGCAAGCTTTACCCAGAAAATAGAAGCTGAAGTTGAATCCGCAAACGATGCCCTTCTGGCTGCAAGAATGGGAGTGGACATCGTTATGCTGGACAATATGTCCCCTTCAGAAATTATATCAACCGTGGAGAAATTACGTCACGAAGGATTAAGGAATAAGGTAATCGTGGAGGTATCGGGAGGGATAAACACCGAAAACCTTGCAGAATATGCAAAAACGGGAATTGACGTAATCTCTATGGGCTCCCTGATCCATAAAGCACAATGGGCCGATCTGAGTATGGAGATGAAAGAGTCTTTTATGTCATGA
- a CDS encoding AIPR family protein gives MNNKIILNECIQEFKEKNWLDLSYDEIMEIFSSLYITRELDTSYSEIEDSIVDGGGDGGIDSFIILVNDTSVFTEEDIEEITFNESTEIIIYISQAKTENSFKENALDKLYISLEKILDLELEENLLSKRFNPMLVEKILLFRNIWKRSVRKKSKFTINFTYSCKAEDTNVNGSFRLKVDQIVALTKERVNTGNINFNLYSAKELIELYSKPQHTKLELVFNETPITIQGRNQEEDGYLGVVTLADYYKFIVDIKENKIREYLFESNIRHYQGDTADVNQKIAETLEHNSSQDFWWLNNGITIIGSDCNLMHKTLFIDDVKIVNGLQTSYTISKFDDLAVNDDHRSILVKVIRSTQKETIDNIIFATNSQNPVSPTLLRATGEIHRNIEILFGNKGYYYDRRKNYYKNQGKPASKIFNIQDTAQAIEAILNFGPARARSKPTTLIKEDTSYNKIFDKDNIQSFLNCCLIHQKVKDCIKRIESADERNRIKNFTLHCSRILASILTCKNEYDSEDIKDLNVENVDCNTIKEAFELFESILEDYINENPDKNIINIAKANGFVQCINKKLEEHDFHE, from the coding sequence ATGAATAATAAAATTATTTTAAATGAATGCATTCAAGAGTTTAAAGAAAAAAACTGGTTAGATCTATCATATGATGAAATAATGGAAATATTTTCGTCATTATACATAACTAGAGAATTAGATACATCATATTCTGAAATTGAAGATTCCATTGTTGACGGTGGGGGAGATGGTGGTATTGACTCATTTATTATTTTAGTAAATGATACGAGTGTTTTTACCGAAGAAGACATAGAAGAAATTACGTTTAATGAGAGTACAGAAATAATTATCTATATTTCTCAAGCAAAAACTGAGAATAGTTTTAAGGAAAATGCATTGGATAAGTTGTATATTTCTTTAGAAAAGATATTAGATTTAGAATTGGAAGAAAATCTATTATCAAAGAGATTTAATCCTATGTTGGTTGAAAAGATACTGCTGTTTAGAAATATATGGAAACGTTCGGTTAGAAAAAAATCAAAATTTACAATCAATTTTACTTATTCTTGCAAAGCTGAAGACACCAATGTAAATGGTAGTTTCCGACTAAAAGTTGATCAAATAGTTGCATTAACAAAAGAAAGGGTAAATACCGGCAATATAAATTTTAATTTATACAGTGCAAAGGAATTAATTGAATTATACAGCAAACCCCAACACACTAAACTAGAATTAGTATTTAATGAAACACCGATTACTATTCAAGGAAGAAACCAAGAAGAAGATGGTTATCTAGGGGTAGTTACTCTTGCTGATTACTATAAATTTATCGTTGACATTAAAGAGAATAAAATAAGAGAATATTTGTTTGAAAGTAATATACGGCATTATCAAGGCGATACTGCTGATGTAAATCAAAAAATTGCAGAGACCTTAGAGCATAATTCATCTCAAGATTTTTGGTGGTTAAATAATGGAATAACTATAATAGGTTCGGATTGTAACTTAATGCACAAGACTTTATTTATAGATGATGTCAAAATTGTGAATGGATTGCAAACATCATATACTATAAGTAAATTTGATGATTTAGCAGTAAATGATGACCATAGGTCAATTTTGGTCAAAGTAATTCGTAGTACGCAAAAAGAGACAATAGATAATATTATTTTTGCTACCAACAGTCAAAACCCTGTATCTCCAACTTTATTAAGAGCTACAGGAGAAATACACCGAAATATAGAAATATTGTTCGGAAATAAAGGCTATTATTACGATAGAAGAAAAAATTATTACAAGAATCAAGGCAAACCAGCAAGTAAGATTTTTAATATACAAGATACTGCCCAAGCAATAGAAGCAATTTTAAATTTTGGGCCAGCAAGAGCAAGGTCTAAACCAACAACTTTGATAAAAGAAGACACCTCTTACAATAAAATATTTGATAAAGATAACATACAATCATTTTTAAATTGCTGCTTGATACATCAAAAGGTAAAAGATTGTATAAAAAGAATAGAGTCTGCTGATGAAAGAAACAGAATCAAAAACTTCACACTCCATTGTTCCAGAATCTTAGCGTCGATCTTGACTTGCAAAAACGAATATGATTCTGAAGATATAAAGGATCTGAATGTTGAAAATGTAGATTGCAATACAATTAAAGAAGCCTTTGAATTATTTGAGAGTATACTTGAAGATTATATCAATGAAAATCCTGATAAAAACATAATAAATATAGCTAAAGCCAATGGATTTGTCCAATGTATAAATAAAAAATTAGAAGAACATGACTTTCATGAATGA
- a CDS encoding COG1361 S-layer family protein translates to MEFKKMIVCLLLIAALSSVVFAGPASAKSVLYEGDIQAGDGYQINNHVIDVADVFPENEYASFYVYEKDTELMDKGLDINDTFTFEIDNEEVEVKLLDTKTGTLPRAEIAITITDDDIVNTKGVVDGGHEKAEFSGTPVIEITKSVSSTTIQAGDSVTVTVRAENKGDDDATDLRFSNNLPEKFILEETFVSQSGEMTLDVGESQQIFVYRIKSTEPGTFTLKPATATFSNNAGVDFPQTSSNTPTITVEGEPAAMADVEVLAELQEPVIPRGESTEVTLLIKNNGEGDAEDVSVKIQLPDGLEYESGDSDIEIIGGTPTIYLQTLGVQQEKEFTFNVKAEEMGNYPVTTSYSYTSAEDPESEKINSETTTDALEVTEGKFDFLFEQPLYVYIVPLVIILGAAAWIYYRRQQYRF, encoded by the coding sequence ATGGAATTCAAAAAAATGATAGTATGCCTGCTCTTGATAGCAGCCTTGTCCTCAGTGGTATTTGCGGGCCCTGCCTCTGCAAAAAGTGTTCTTTATGAAGGAGATATACAAGCCGGTGACGGGTACCAGATAAACAATCATGTAATAGATGTAGCCGATGTGTTCCCTGAAAACGAATATGCATCGTTTTATGTGTATGAGAAGGACACTGAATTGATGGACAAAGGGCTGGATATTAACGACACTTTTACCTTTGAAATCGATAATGAAGAAGTTGAAGTGAAACTTCTTGATACAAAGACAGGTACTTTACCCCGTGCCGAAATAGCCATTACAATTACCGATGATGACATTGTTAATACAAAGGGAGTTGTCGATGGAGGCCATGAAAAGGCAGAATTTTCCGGCACCCCCGTTATAGAAATTACCAAAAGTGTAAGCTCAACTACCATACAAGCAGGTGATTCAGTAACAGTTACTGTCAGGGCAGAAAACAAAGGGGATGACGATGCAACTGATCTCAGGTTTTCCAACAACCTGCCTGAAAAATTCATCCTGGAGGAAACTTTCGTAAGCCAGTCCGGCGAGATGACCTTGGACGTCGGGGAGTCACAGCAAATCTTTGTCTATCGCATCAAATCAACAGAACCTGGCACATTTACACTCAAACCTGCTACTGCAACCTTTTCCAACAATGCGGGAGTTGATTTCCCGCAGACAAGTTCCAACACTCCTACGATCACAGTGGAAGGCGAACCCGCAGCCATGGCAGATGTGGAAGTCCTGGCAGAGCTTCAGGAACCTGTTATACCCCGGGGGGAGAGTACTGAAGTAACATTACTCATAAAAAATAACGGCGAGGGGGATGCTGAAGATGTTTCGGTGAAAATCCAGCTCCCCGATGGACTTGAATATGAAAGCGGGGACAGTGATATCGAGATAATAGGTGGTACACCCACAATATACCTGCAAACCCTCGGAGTGCAGCAGGAAAAGGAATTCACATTCAACGTCAAAGCAGAGGAAATGGGAAATTATCCGGTAACAACCTCTTATTCCTACACAAGTGCTGAAGACCCTGAGTCAGAAAAAATAAACAGTGAAACAACAACAGATGCACTTGAAGTTACAGAAGGAAAATTTGATTTCCTTTTCGAGCAGCCGCTATATGTATATATCGTGCCTTTAGTCATCATTCTTGGAGCGGCAGCGTGGATATACTATCGCCGCCAACAATACCGCTTTTAA
- a CDS encoding FtsZ/tubulin family protein, with protein sequence MLNILMVGNGQCGNRILDSINKQAFGSKSRFAKFYSKQQYKSNVQTLAINTAVNDLKEMKYTKAKDRIHIPHLHGVGANRNVGRKVFDENKSQIMRNLDERGSFDIAFVITSASGGTGSSFTPPLIRELKEQNDYPVYAVVVLPFREEGTLYLQNTAFALKDIRESGVDGIILADNQYLKQMGGDMESAYDSINEMIAKRLIFLLDSLDSEMMMVTDLGDFKTVMSGGAGIATIGYYEADGEVPIRTAIQKAVSPSGLLFNTNVYEEASRSMMIIKGDKSYLSIDEISTEVEKLSDSVGHVFKGIIVRKGEYPRVLSVLTLESASELEELYHLAVDAINTEKEKKERVQEDKEVDKAFSQIEGLEPHY encoded by the coding sequence TTGCTCAATATACTTATGGTCGGGAACGGACAATGTGGCAACCGTATCCTGGACTCTATAAACAAGCAGGCATTCGGCTCCAAAAGTCGCTTTGCCAAGTTCTACTCAAAACAACAGTATAAAAGTAACGTGCAAACCCTTGCCATAAATACTGCCGTAAATGACCTCAAAGAAATGAAATATACAAAGGCAAAGGACCGAATTCATATACCTCATCTGCATGGAGTTGGTGCAAACAGAAACGTGGGAAGGAAAGTTTTTGATGAAAATAAATCCCAGATTATGCGCAACCTCGATGAGAGGGGCAGTTTCGATATTGCTTTTGTTATAACTTCTGCCTCCGGGGGTACAGGGTCATCTTTTACTCCGCCCCTGATTCGGGAATTGAAGGAACAAAATGATTATCCGGTATATGCAGTAGTTGTCCTTCCCTTCAGGGAAGAAGGGACATTGTATCTGCAAAATACCGCATTTGCCCTCAAGGATATAAGGGAAAGCGGAGTTGACGGGATAATCCTTGCAGATAACCAGTACCTCAAGCAGATGGGTGGAGATATGGAATCTGCCTATGATTCCATAAATGAGATGATCGCAAAAAGGCTGATCTTCCTGCTGGATTCCCTGGACAGCGAGATGATGATGGTCACTGATCTGGGTGATTTCAAGACGGTCATGAGCGGAGGAGCAGGGATTGCAACCATTGGTTACTACGAAGCAGACGGGGAAGTGCCTATCAGAACAGCCATACAAAAGGCTGTATCCCCCAGTGGATTACTGTTCAATACTAATGTTTACGAGGAAGCAAGCAGGTCCATGATGATCATCAAGGGTGACAAGAGTTACCTGAGTATCGATGAAATCTCTACGGAAGTTGAGAAACTTTCTGATTCAGTGGGCCATGTTTTCAAAGGAATAATCGTCCGCAAAGGTGAATATCCCCGCGTACTGTCTGTCCTTACCCTTGAATCCGCTTCCGAGCTGGAAGAACTCTATCATCTTGCAGTCGATGCTATCAATACCGAAAAAGAGAAAAAGGAACGAGTCCAGGAAGACAAGGAAGTTGATAAGGCATTCTCCCAGATCGAAGGTCTGGAACCGCATTACTGA
- a CDS encoding ABC transporter ATP-binding protein has product MPKTDNIIEIRGLEKVYGDGVEVKALDGLDLDVKKGEFLSIVGPSGSGKSTLLHMIGILDTPTKGTILIDGQDVTSMDDQQRSSARNTLLGFIFQYHHLLPDFTALENVMMPLLIAGKKKDEATREAEKLLNEVGLKDRLHHFPGQLSGGQNQRVAVARALVNRPKIVIGDEPTGNLDSRSSDRVYELLRKLNREFDQTFILVTHDENMARKTDRIVRIVDGKITE; this is encoded by the coding sequence ATGCCAAAAACAGACAATATAATCGAAATCCGTGGATTGGAAAAAGTCTATGGAGATGGTGTCGAGGTAAAGGCGCTTGACGGACTGGACCTTGATGTGAAAAAAGGGGAATTCCTTTCCATAGTTGGCCCTTCAGGGTCCGGAAAAAGCACCTTACTCCACATGATAGGTATTCTGGACACGCCCACAAAAGGCACTATCCTGATTGACGGCCAGGATGTCACCAGCATGGATGACCAGCAGCGATCCAGTGCACGAAACACATTGCTTGGTTTTATATTCCAGTACCATCACCTTTTACCCGACTTCACCGCACTGGAAAACGTTATGATGCCTCTTTTGATAGCCGGCAAAAAAAAGGATGAAGCCACCAGAGAAGCTGAAAAATTGCTCAATGAAGTTGGACTTAAAGACCGTCTGCACCATTTCCCGGGCCAGCTTTCCGGAGGACAAAACCAGCGTGTAGCTGTGGCAAGGGCACTTGTAAACCGGCCAAAGATCGTCATCGGAGACGAACCTACCGGGAATCTGGACAGCCGTTCCAGTGACAGGGTCTACGAACTTTTAAGAAAACTGAACCGGGAATTTGACCAGACATTCATCCTGGTGACCCATGATGAAAACATGGCCCGCAAAACCGACAGAATCGTCAGGATCGTAGATGGAAAAATTACTGAATAA
- a CDS encoding PPC domain-containing DNA-binding protein codes for MEYREGKIGRVFVLRVDDGEDILESITALAEEKEIEKAFLFMLGACRTANLVTGPLKDMIPPEPLWNSFVDPHEIIGIGNIMLENKKPVVHLHTGLGRDGKASIGCMRKYNEAFMVTEILLLEIDGMDAVRKFDSKRGFAPINFGEKEN; via the coding sequence ATGGAATACAGAGAAGGTAAGATAGGAAGAGTATTTGTCCTCAGGGTAGATGATGGTGAAGACATACTAGAAAGTATAACGGCCCTGGCAGAAGAAAAAGAGATAGAAAAAGCATTCCTTTTCATGCTGGGAGCATGCAGGACTGCAAACCTGGTCACCGGCCCACTCAAAGATATGATCCCTCCAGAGCCCCTATGGAATTCATTTGTGGACCCGCACGAAATAATCGGTATTGGCAACATAATGCTTGAGAACAAAAAACCCGTAGTCCATCTCCATACCGGTCTGGGTAGGGATGGAAAAGCCAGTATTGGATGCATGCGAAAGTACAATGAAGCCTTCATGGTAACGGAGATTCTTCTTCTTGAAATTGACGGAATGGATGCTGTGCGCAAATTTGACAGTAAAAGAGGATTTGCCCCTATCAATTTCGGGGAAAAAGAGAATTAA
- a CDS encoding transcriptional regulator, translating into MNDAAFIKLDSSKREIADLLQNLYLSRIEALAMTCLIDGDSLTSSQIENLTGLRQPEVSVAMKPLCKKGIVESWDQKLSKDRGRPRRYYKLKLPFDRFMRNLENDISAEIECKSHALNRLKQICN; encoded by the coding sequence ATGAATGATGCTGCTTTCATAAAGCTTGATTCCAGCAAAAGGGAGATTGCAGACCTACTCCAAAACCTCTACCTCTCCCGCATAGAAGCTCTAGCTATGACCTGCCTTATTGATGGTGATTCACTAACATCAAGCCAGATTGAAAATCTCACTGGCCTGAGGCAGCCAGAAGTAAGTGTTGCCATGAAACCCTTATGCAAAAAAGGTATAGTGGAGTCCTGGGATCAGAAGTTATCAAAAGATAGGGGCAGGCCTCGCCGTTACTATAAATTAAAATTACCCTTTGACAGATTCATGAGAAATCTGGAAAATGATATATCGGCTGAAATAGAATGTAAATCTCACGCTCTCAATAGGCTTAAACAGATATGTAATTAA
- the eno gene encoding phosphopyruvate hydratase, translated as MSYRAEEAGYRIEKIHAREILDSRGNPTVEVDVFTPKGFGRASVPSGASTGTNEAIEMRDKEDERYNGKGVLDAVDNVNTTIAGELTGYDVRSQREIDGLMIALDGTDNKITFGANAILGVSMAVANAAADSLNMPLYRYLGGSNSFALPVPTMNVLNGGKHAGNGLAIQEFMIQPKGTDTYSNALRMGSETYHALGNVLEDKYGASATNVGYEGGYAPPIDQTVDALDALVSGIEEAGYTESEVTIGMDAAASEFFDGQNYNIDGTSMTGAELTDFYVDLIDTYPIVMIEDPFHEEAFEDFANLTNEAWETIIVGDDLFVTNVSRLAKGIEMEAANALLLKVNQIGTLSEAFDAASMAFRSGYNVVVSHRSAETEDVMIADISVAIGADLIKTGAPARGERTAKYNQLLRIEENLGDAARYVQL; from the coding sequence ATGAGTTACAGGGCAGAAGAAGCAGGATACCGGATAGAAAAGATTCATGCAAGAGAGATATTGGACTCCAGGGGTAATCCCACAGTGGAGGTTGATGTGTTCACGCCAAAGGGTTTTGGCAGGGCCAGTGTCCCTTCAGGAGCTTCCACAGGAACAAACGAAGCCATTGAAATGCGGGATAAGGAGGATGAACGCTACAATGGTAAAGGTGTCCTCGATGCCGTGGACAATGTCAATACAACAATCGCCGGGGAACTGACGGGTTATGACGTGCGCAGCCAGAGGGAGATTGATGGGTTGATGATAGCCCTTGATGGAACCGACAACAAGATAACTTTCGGTGCAAATGCCATCCTGGGTGTTTCAATGGCTGTTGCCAATGCAGCTGCAGATTCCCTCAATATGCCCCTGTACAGGTACCTTGGAGGATCTAATTCCTTTGCACTCCCCGTTCCAACAATGAACGTTCTCAACGGCGGCAAGCATGCAGGCAATGGTCTTGCAATCCAGGAATTCATGATCCAGCCCAAAGGAACTGATACTTATTCAAATGCCCTGAGAATGGGAAGCGAAACCTATCATGCGCTGGGAAATGTCCTTGAGGACAAATATGGTGCTTCTGCAACCAATGTGGGATATGAGGGGGGGTATGCTCCACCCATCGACCAGACGGTCGACGCCCTGGATGCTCTGGTAAGTGGCATCGAAGAAGCGGGATATACCGAGTCCGAGGTGACCATCGGGATGGACGCAGCTGCCTCTGAGTTTTTCGATGGGCAGAACTACAATATCGACGGGACCAGCATGACCGGAGCAGAACTTACCGATTTCTACGTCGACCTGATTGACACATACCCTATAGTAATGATTGAAGACCCCTTCCATGAGGAAGCCTTTGAGGATTTCGCAAACCTCACCAATGAAGCCTGGGAGACCATCATTGTGGGGGATGACCTGTTTGTCACAAATGTTTCAAGGCTTGCCAAAGGCATCGAGATGGAAGCTGCAAATGCTCTATTACTCAAGGTAAACCAGATCGGTACTCTCTCTGAGGCTTTCGATGCTGCAAGCATGGCATTCCGCAGCGGCTATAATGTGGTGGTAAGCCACAGGTCTGCAGAAACCGAGGATGTGATGATTGCAGATATTTCAGTGGCAATCGGAGCGGACCTCATCAAGACCGGAGCTCCGGCCAGAGGGGAAAGAACTGCCAAGTACAACCAGCTTCTGCGTATTGAAGAAAACCTGGGAGATGCTGCACGTTATGTGCAGCTCTAA